The Elaeis guineensis isolate ETL-2024a chromosome 11, EG11, whole genome shotgun sequence genomic interval CAATCATAAATGAGGCTTAGCTATTCACCTTAAAAATTCAAATTCCATCATTTTAGTAGGTTTCGGGACCGTTTTATGTTGGAATGTCTGCCTTTGGTTCGAttttatttttatagcttttatttaatttttaattggactaTTAGGTTTATTTAGatgttattatattattttgaatattttattattaataaaattaatcttGTGTAAATCCTTATTTTTATTCACTAACACTGTGCCATATTCGAGCACAGTCAAAGTAGTCCATAGCGGGTCTAGCGATCCTCCCGGACCCCATGTGGCGTCCAATGGGGAAAGTAAAGTATTCTCTTGTTTCTTCCCCCTCATCTTTGTGTCTCCACCTAACTCTCAATTGGGATAGACCGAACAGCCAAGGAAGATACGACTCTGAAAATTCTTAGGTGAAGAAAAATTGTCACATGTGTCTACCTAAGCTCAATGCTTTGAAACTTCTTAGGGGAAGAAATATTGTCACACGTGTCTTCAGGTCAAATAAGTTGGAAAGTCTTCTACTCAGGCCAAGCCATTGAATTTCATTATTATCATCGAAGGTTCATAGAAAATGTGAAATCATGTGATGGCGATGGAACGATCTTGTCAAACAAGTTAGGAGCCCTCACAACCGCGATATGAAATTTTTGTATCATTAAGAAATTTTTGTTTCCCATGAGAAGTGATATTATGCCTTCAAAGTAATCCTGTGAGACTTGCATTTGGCAAGCATGGGAAAATTTAGGATCTTAGCCACTTTCCTCTGTCTTTCCTTCTTCAACCTCTTCAGTGCTTCCAATGGAAGAGATATTATCACTCCAGATCAAGCTATGGAAAATGGGGAGGCGTTGGTTTCAGCCGGCGGAACCTTCAAATTAGGCTTCTTCAGTCCTAGTGGTTCGACAAACCGATACTTGGGGATATGGTACAATAATATCCCAATGCAAACAGTTGTGTGGGTTGCCAATAGGAATAGCCCGGTTACAAACTTCCCTGCAGTTTTAAATCTCACTGCTGATGGAAATCTCGCCCTTCATGATAACACCAGCAATGTCATCTGGCTAACAAACACCTCAAATGTAAGTGATCCCACCGTTCAACTCTTGGATTCAGGAAATCTTGTCTTGACTGATAATTCTAGAAGATTAGTGTGGCAGAGCTTTGATTATCCATCAGATACCTTTCTTCCTGGCATGAAGCTTGGATTTAATCAACATCTTGACTGGCATCTCACATCATGGACGAGCCCCTCAGACCCTTCTCCAGGGACCTACTCCTCCAAAATTTATGGATACCGTGAAATAGGGATATGGAATTTGACTATCCTTAAGTATCGAAGTGGCCCATGGAATGGCCATGGATTCAATGGCTTCACAGATATGAAATCTGCTGAGTTTTTTAGCTTTAGATTCTTCATCAATCAGGAAGAGGAATACTACACGTTTGAAATCATCAACAAGTCTATATTATCGCGGGTGGTACTGAATCAATTTGGAGTGGTTCAGCGCTCTGTGTTGCTTGATCCAATCCATGGATGGAAACTCTACTGGTGGTTTCCAATGGACCAGTGTGATGAGTATGCTGAGTGTGGAGCCTTTGGAGTTTGCAATACCAATGACTCATCTGTGTGCAAGTGTTTGAGAGGGTTTGTGCCCAAGTCACCAGAAGATTGGGCTCTCAGAGATTTCTCTGATGGCTGTGTGCGGAGAACAGCTCTGCATTGTGGAAGAGGAGGGGATGGGTTTCTAAAGGTGACTGGACTGAAGTTGCCAGATACTTCAAATGCTATGGTAGATCGAAACATGAGCCTTGATGATTGTAGAGACAGGTGTTTGAAGAATTGTTCTTGCATGGCCTTTAATAGCTTTTCCGAAGACGGAAGTGCATGTCTCACCTGGCACGGTGATCTCATAGATATTAGAGAGTTTACAGAAGGAGGGCAAGATCTATATGTGCGGCTTGCATCTTCTGAACTAGGTATGTCCACTGGAAATATGAAGGTAAGGAGAGGGGTTGTGTCTTTTGcgtgaaagaaggattcacctttctTCAATGAATCCACCGTTGGATTGTGCAATAGTGACTTCGAGATCTGTGCAGATGGATGAATGGAGGATTTCAGAGTTCTTCGAGGTCTGTATGGGGCACAATCCAATGGTTGACATCGTGAAAGAAGATCGATCATTCTTTCTCGCGAAAGATACAGCCCAAACTGGAAGGTAAAAGGCCTTATTTTGGTCCGGCATATGCTAAGTTTAGCTGCAAGACTTGTGTAGCAGCTTCATTTTTACCAGTTGATTGGTTAAGAAAAATTCCATGactcaagaagagagatttgaaGCCTGCTACACAAGTTGCATATGTATGTTTTAGGGTATAGCTGTTAAGATTATGGAAATTTGGTTCTGGAAATGCTTGGGAAAATAGTATTTCTCAGAAGTTCTCTATAATCTTCTCCGTTGCTTTCCTACCATGGTATGCCATGCTGGTTCTCTTATAATCTTTTTATCCTCCAGAAATCTTTCACTTGTAAGCATTAAATGAGATGAATTGGGTTTACATTTATATGTACCAATAACCAAGGGAGTAACTTTGGTTGAAATAATTACCATACTGGCCTGCTATAGGTTTTagggttattctaatattttcgCATGAAAATGTGAACTCTTATGTTAAACAGGGGCCTTCTTTTCTTAAAAAAGAGGGCAGGGCTTCATGTAAGTACCAAAGACTTTGGTGtggtaataaaagaaaaaagagaattttACTTGTTTGAATTTTAACTTCATTGCTTTATGATTACGGGTGTGCAATCGCATGATATTTTTGGGAAATTTGTTTGGCATTGTACATGTCTAACTACATCGTATAACCTTAACAAATTAATTTATGTTTCAGCTGAGTGGCTAGTGCATTGTAAACAACTTACTTTCACATTTGCTTCTTTAAGCTGCTCTTTTGCAGAGAGAGCCCATGTATACTGGCATATATATTGCTAAACTTATTTTGCATTAAAATGAATTCATCTAAAAGTGATTACTTCAGTTTATATATcgcaattaattaattaaaagcaTGACTTTCTATGTTTTTTTGCTTTGTTCACCTTCGCtggattttcaagaatcattttATGTGACAATCATAGTATTATTTGTTCTATAACCTATGTCTAACTTATTTTTCTATATATCCAACATTATATCAGGTTACAGCTCAATATTTCTTATTCAACAAAAAAATGTTATGCAGATACAATACAGGGCAATTCTAGTAAGAAGAAGAGTGTGATTTTCATTGTTATTCCCATATTATTGGGGTTTCCCCTATTGGTGTTCCTTGGACTATTTAtatcaaagaagaaaagaaaagaaggtaaaAGTACTCCTTTTCCTTTGCTAATGAATATATGACTTGTTTTTTCCCCTCTATGTTgtaaattcaatttttttctttgatgatTCACTACTGCAAAGATAGCTCTAAAAAATGTAATGCAAGTAAAATTAAGCATGGACCTTAATATAATTAATTGGTTGTATTCAATAATGAAATGCCAGGTATACTAGGTGATTCTTTTCCCCCCAAAGAAAGCAGAGGAAAGGAGCTGGAATTGCCTCTATTTGATATGTCAATGATAAAGAGTGCTACTGATGACTTCTCCTTCAATAATGAACTTGGAAAGGGTGGATTTGGCCCTGTTTATAAGGTAACTGATTTTCTGATAATAGGAGAATATTATTTGACTCAACGTTTGATTTGAGTACAAAAACATTGCTTTCTTTAAGATTATGTTGTCATATTAGAACTTAAAACAAAAAATTAGCAGGGTCAGTTGAGAGATGGGCAAGAGATTGCTGTTAAGAGGCTGTCCAAGGATTCTGTGCAGGGTTTGGATGAGTTCAAGAATGAGGTTTTCCTGATTGCCAAACTTCAACACAGAAACCTTGTAAGGCTTCTTGGTTGCTGCATCCAACATGAGGAAAGAATGCTGATATACGAGTACATGCCAAACAAGAGCTTGGATGCCTTCATATTTGGTTCAGCCTCAACTCctatattatttcattatatgatgTTTATTTGTGATGCAAGATTGATTAACATTTAATGGCACATGTGCGATACATGAGCAaatttggttaaattttttttgatgtggACCATGAATGGGTCAATCTTATAAATTTATAGGAGATCAGAGCCATAATGGTTACTCTTGTTAGTTCAGTAATGAAGAAAAACCAATAAGAACAATAATTTCTTGTATTATAATATCTTCTCAAAAAATAAGAGATGCATTAAAATAAGAATATAAATGAGACCTAGTGAATAAAAAGAAATATATTAATATCTGTACTGAACATTTCATTCTGAGTTTATGGAATACTTTTTCTAAGGATATGTTTGTCAGTCATTTGCTTAAGAACGGGCATCTTTCTCCCAAGAATTCTGTTCTTCCtccatatcaaaattaaaaattagaactGCTTGGTGTTTAGCTTTCCAATATATGCATAAACTTGAAAATGCATAATTGTAGGATCACAAGGAATGATAAGAAAATGTTAGCGACCTACCATAGGAACCACATTACCAGATTAAGTTTCTAAAGTTTGGTTTATATCTGTTTACTATCTGTTTATTGTGTTTGACATGTTAATGCAATGTTAATCATGGTTTCTGAGACTTCCATGCATATGAAAGATAGTGTAGAATTACTTTAAATGCGCATTTAACAATTAGCTAAGTCAGACCATATCAGTATACTTATGATGGCCAAAATTTAAATGTTGGACCAGATAAAACAAAAGGTGAATTGTTGAGTTGGCAAAAGCGTCATGACATCATTATGGGAATTGCTCGAGGACTTCTCTATCTTCATCAAGATTCTAGGCTAAAAATAATTCATAGGGACCTGAAAGCTAGCAATATTCTGCTCGATAAGGACATGAATCCCAAAATTTCAGACTTTGGCACTGCAAGAATTTTGAAAGGAGATGACAATCAAGAGAACACAAGGAGAGTGGTTGGCACATAGTAAGTTATACTTTTTTATGAACATTCATGCAAATATACATGCATTAGAATTATTAGATCATATAATAATTGTGCAAATGGCATGCAGTGGCTACATGTCCCCAGAATATGTAATGCATGGCATCTTTTCAGTGAAATCTGATGTCTTCAGCTTTGGAGTTATTATACTAGAGATCCTGAGTGGTATGAAAAATAGAATGGTGAATCAAGCACAACCCTGTGTAAACCTTTTAGGATATGTAAGTATTCAAATGAATGCTACAATACATGTACATTATTCTTCATATTATTGGTAAATTGCTAGATCATTTCAATATGTCTATGATTTTGTGTAGGCATGGAGACTTTCGGAGGATCATAGATGCTCGGTGCTACTTGATGAAGCAATAAAATGTTCATACCCTACGTCTGAAGTATTGCGATGTCTACAAATTGGTCTCTTGTGTGTGCAAGAAAGAAGTGAAGATAGACCAACGATGGCAGACGTAGTTGTTATGCTGAGCAATGAAGGGGTGGCACTGCCACAGCCCAAAAGGCCTGGTTTCTGCATGGATGGAACTTCATTAGAAAGAGACTGCACTTCCACTGAGCAACATTCACATACAGTAAATGAGATCACAGATACATTGCTTGTAGGCCGATAAAACACCAATCTCAACAAGCAAATTAGCCACTTCTCATCCCGTCTTGGATAGATTCTTCTCTTTCTACCCATGGAGTTtcttttggctttttttttttttttttttttgattgaactcAGTGATTTTTCCTTGATTTGGCCATCATGGTAGGAAGGCCTGAGTATTTTCATGGCAATCATTAAATTGCCAATCTCCGCTTTTGCCTCCTTCCGTGTGTTCATGTTGAAAGTTATGGTTGATTTATCCACGTTGATCATTTGCGTTTACCCTTACTTTTTGTAGCAAATTCGGTATGACTCTTCCCTCTTCCATACCAGCATTTATAAATTGGCATTTATAAGTAGCTAGTAGTTTATCATCCGTAAAGAGaagatgagaaattctttgtcctCTTTTGGTGGCAGAAATTGCATGTACTTCTCCTCTCCTTCCTGCTATCTTGTTAAGACGAGATCAACCTTTTGCATAAATCAAGATGACAGAATAATATAGAGGGTCACCTGGTTGGAGGCCTcttgaaggagaaagaaaaataacCTTTTGCCCTTTATTAATGAGAATAGGATGAGTCATTGTTTTTATTATGTGATAACTAAAAGGATCAATTATTCAGGGAGATCAGCATTTTTGTAGCCTCAAGACAAACGAACAACTAAACAATAGGATGATATGTTTCAGCAAGCTTGCACCAGATCTGGTTTCCCTTAATGCATTTCAACCTTTTTTTAAACAAAAGATGTTGCTTATTTTTTGAGCAAGAAATAAAGTCTAGATGTAACAATATTAACTTCACTTTAAAATTCACCTACTATAAAATTTGAATGTAGCATTATAATCAATGATATTTCTATCTTGCCATCTAAACAAGCTATTCGAGTTTGAGCAAAGTCAAGTTTTAATAGGATAGAGTTTAGTATGCTGACATGTGAGAAAGTTATATATTGTCTCGATGCATAAGACCGATgtttaaatgaaaagaaattctTTGTGGTTCCCGCATGGGgctggtaaatttttttttttttttttgatgcgtcGCACCTCGATCCTATGCGGCTCTGCACCgtccgcggtgcacaaagaatttcgcttaCATGAATGGACCCACAGTATATAAGTACCATAAAAATTGTTAAACTTTTTTATATAGGGTTCCCATTCCTCAACACGTATGATAGGCTACTCTGGATTAGATGAAAAAATAGTAGTTTTATTAATTCTTTCATATGTTCATTTTATCTTTAGATTTAAATCATTTTCATAATGTTTGATGGATTAAAGCAGAATTAAAAGatcttttttttcctattttaccCTCCCTTAATCAGGAATCAAATGTAGATTTGTCTGCAGATTTCTTGTGGCCATGGACCGTACGTGTCATTTGTtcttgcaatttatttttcttaatatgTAAGCCAACCCAACGGCATGCGAGGCATACTGGGGGACACATGGCCATGGGCTCAAAGAAACCATGCTCAAGTACATAGAGAATGAAGCTTAGCATGTGAGCCGCGCTATGTATGGAGATGAAGCTCAGCATGTGAGCCACGCTATGCATGACATGACATGAAAGTAGATGGCCCCATTGGACGTCTCTTAAAACTGTGGAAATGGTAATGGTAATTAGACAAATCAGCTCTTAATCGTGGATACGTTTGGTCGGAAAGTATTGAGTtttgaaacaaaaataaaaatatgttgctcCTATTTTAACTATTTGTTTGGAGAGTgtttcattttaattttaattttaaaagattataaaaatatttcaaattttcaaaatttaattttgattttttttaatattcaaattttatttttattctaattttaattttaatcataaatcaaatatattaaaaaatataattatttttatttttattttaaaatattttaattttaatttcaatggTAAGCCAAATGCAATTCCATAATCGTTGGTCCtagggttgattttttttttttttaatattaaaatcttCATCGAGTGACTAGGAAAGGAATGTGTGCCTCGCAATCAAAAAGAATTAGTGCGTCTGACATCTATTTTATTCCTTTTCACCACTATCTAAAGAAAAGCTAATAGGGCTCTGAGTACAACCCTACTTTTATATATTGGAGGACAGTCCTTACCGAGGAAAAGATATGGTCCGAGTCATCATTCTTATCGGTTCGTTGGGTAGGAGATTTTTATTACCCATGCTCCCGCAAAATAATAACTTGATAAAAATAGTTCTACAAATGCTCTGAAACTTTTatatttgccttttttttttttctgagaaaaGGGGAAATATTAGACAAACCTCATCACTTTGAAAAACAAAATAGAGAACAGAAATCTAaaacattacaaaaaaaaaaaagagtaaaaaagACATAAAAAAATACAATGCAAATACTGTGAAAGGTGGTTTAATATTTTAAGCAAGGGCTTCAAAGTGTAGTGTCTTCCATATTTTTATCTAATATAATTAAGAACTAACCAAGAAAATTTTCAAGAATTTGTTGGAAGTACTATTGTTGAtcttactatttatatttttgatatatcttatcCCCTGCTATAGGATTAGGATCCTTTTTTTGTCACCAATTGAGGGGCCCGTGGCTCCTATCATGTCAATATACTTGCTTTTACATCCTTGCATTGTATATACACACATCATAGACATATTTGCATATATAAGCTGGATTATATACTTTACATTAgtcttttagagaaaaatttaatgattcaaaatcaatgatgcaccatctaaaaaatcaaattattaaaattgatttacACTACGAGAATACATAGAAATCaaaaatcatttattttaatattcTCTAACCTAAGCACCAAGTGGATGCAAATTGAAAAGTTtttaataatatagtattatattttaatatattttaataattcaaATGTAGTGAATTTAAATATATCTATATTTTAagtgattaataaaataaatttataatttacctattcatattaaatattttagCATATTAGTTTATTTGATACAGTTCATTTGTGTACATATTCGATGTATGGATGAGATACAATCAAAGTTAGATTAATCTTGGttgatagataattttttataatatattggcTCCAACAGTATGAATCTTCAATTTGGATCATCAttcattgattttaaaattattaaatttattatagaTTGAATATAAAATATGtagtccatctctctctctctctctctctctctctctctattaatACACGTATGCATACATGCATGTCCATGGTTgttcatataaatttatattctacATTTAAATTAAGTACTCTtcaatttataagaaaaaaattgtaaATGTTTTATGTATTGTTTGCAAAAATTTCTCAAAATAGTTGAGTCATTGATCAAGCACATGGATGGGTATTTTAACCAATGCcaacaaaaaaaattctatttttacgtttgatttctataaatataattaaaaaaaaccgatcaattttttttatctcaaaaatttttttattatcttttttttctattaattGAAGGAGGCTGAGAAAACAACCACTTGTCATCTATCAAaaaatgtaatatatatatatatatatatatatatatatatatatgttagagATTGTAaagaatctaaaaaaatagttacatCATACCTCGAaggtcaaaaaaaataataaaaggctCTTCATCCACTCAAACATTTAGACAATTTTATAAGTCTATTCTAGATTCTTAAGAATTCTGTGATTATTTTAAAATTGCAAAGGGtggaaaaaaaagatgcaaaactTGCTCGGCAATTTTTTATTGTCATGAAAtgaaatatcatcaatatatttatatatccttTACTGCTACCAAGGCAATAGCTAAGAGTTGGCCTCCCTCTCTTCCTGTGGAGATTCTAAAAATGAAATAGCTACACTATTAATGGACAGCTTAGACCTGGTTGGACAGCAAGCTTGTTAGGCCATGTTGGATAACAAACTTGATAGCTTGATTGATTAGGAAACCAGTCAGACTCATACATTATTTAAAACTTGACTGATAAACAAGTCTAGCCtaaaatttttggtttgaaaacacAAATAGAAGCTGAAGCTAAACTTGTTAGCAAATTCATTTGGTAAATAAAAGAACCAGCTTGAGTAGTTGTTGGCTTAGCTCATATGCACCTTAAGTGTGATGTTTGCAATTTGAACTAATGCAAGTAATTTCAGTATGCATAGGAATAGAACGGTATGATTCAACAAAGTTTGACACATGTTAATATGATTCTACATGGTTTGGCTAGATTTAAGAGTTGTACTTCATGACTTGATGTAGTTTACTTGTTTAGGCTTGATATGTTTCATAATGTTGTACTGCTTTTGAGTTATAAGTGAGCCTCTAATTCATTTAAATTAATTTCAGTTAATTGAAATATGTTTGCATTTAAACCTTTAAACATTAAAAGTGGTATCTGATTCTCGATATACCTTTGAGCATCCATCGTCTAAGCTAGTCGGTGCAATGCTATCAAAGAATGCATCCTATTCCCCTTTCACCATACATGTAGGCAGAAAAAATTATAGTATGTCagccttttattttattttggaaaatTACTATACTTGTACACAAAATGTCAACTTTTAAGTTACGAGCAAGCCTCGAATTCATTTATAtttgttgggtttgacccaagcCCATAATGGAACTTGGACCGTCCATAATGGGCTTGACCCAAGCCCAGCTCATTATTTCAAATATTTCTGAGGGGACAGTTTCTTTTGAAAGTTAATTAACTTCCTTTATAGTGCACAAAATGCACCCACGAACTACATGTTCAGAAGCATGCAAGTTATACACGAGAAAAAGGTGCTCGTGTATGCACTGAGCGATGCCGAAAGAAAGaagtaaaatttttgataaatacaAGTGGTGTTCGAAGTGATCAAGGGGCAATTTGGTTGTGGACATATGGGTATTCGTCCAATCACGCGGCAACAAGTTCGATCGGTGAAGAAACATACACATTATCATGGAGTAATCTCAATTGTGAAACTTGAGGTATGATTCCGCAAAACCCaacattggtatcagagctatgttGATTCTCTTGTATTTGTTATATCTGATAGAATGCTATGTATATCAATAAATGGTATGTCCTGAAGAGAATTATATTTTTGCACAAATTACACATATGTTGATATGTTAATTATCTCGTATGATTGAtgaaagtttgattttttttgggCCATATGATTTGTGAGTAAATTGGACCCCAAGtttgaaaaatctaaaatttcttaGCCTTATTTCTTTTTATACAAATATTTTCATGCTATAATTCTTTCACCATAATTCTTTCACCATTAGAAAGAGTATAAAACAAGCTTTCCAACAATATATCATGGGTAATTTTTGGAGTTCTATGGAATTAGATAAGCATATTAGATtgatattctctctctatttttgctCTTGATATAAATGTAAAAATTGGATATGGAAATATTAGTGAAATATTCTACATACAttggaatattataattttagttcTGAATTATTCCTGATTTTATGTTCTTTCATGTTGTATGTGTGAATTACCTAGATACAATGGTACGAAGGATTCATATGAAGAGTGTTATTAGAGGAAAAATAGCCAAAGAAAGAAAGATggcaaaagagaggaaaaagatcaaaaatatattctACCATAAAATTCATATGATTGATCCGAATATTTGTTTGGTGTCTCATGCTAAATATTTGAGGTATCTTTTTAATGAACATGAAAAAAATGGAGGTGAAGATATCTTTAGGAAAGTAAAGATCTTGATCGATACCTTGTCGGATGCCCCGAGATACTGGTTGAGGATAATATGAGAAGATCTCAAtattgaccatttcgatggtataGTAGAGGCACTCAGTGCATATCCATGCAGCTCTCAAAGAGCTGATTTTGAACCGAGAGGGTTGCGCTCTTCTATGACGTTGATTCAAACGAACCTCGAAGAGAATCGAGAAACATCGAGAGATACATTttatttcttggtgtacttgagGCGGAGGAAGAGAACCGACTAAAGAATGAAAcctgaatattttttttgttgtttattTTATTAGCATTGACATcatatgttttttattttattttaaaatatgttGTTTTATTTTATGTGATGTAAATATATGTTGGTTGTATTTCATGAACTACATTATtattttatgaatattttaagcatattattaaattaaaaaaatacttaaTTAAGTGGGGTTCCTTTGTGGAACTATGTACTTTGTGTAATGTAGCTAAGTAATGGTGATTAAATGTTGAGTCAAGGATGATGATTGAAAATGTAGTGACCTTTCAATTTCTAACTTTATATTTAATGATCATTGCTTTAATGATCATGTGTGCAAAAGTAATGTATGATGTGTTAAGGATTAACTGCCTGAAATGTCTCTTTATATAGTAACTAATCATGGCTGCAATAAAGAATATTATAGCTAGCTTGAATAAGGGTGAGAAATTGAATggtgaaaattatgatatctggCACTGAAAGGTGCAATTTGTGCTGAAAGAACAAAAAGTGACAGAGGTTTTGAACCAAGTCATGGATGACCTTGGTGAAAGGAATACTACTTAAACTAGGAGAGATCAACAGGCTTTAAAAGCTTGAAAGAAAAATGATCATATAGCTCGTGCTATACTGATCAGCTGTATACAAGATGATCTCATAAGAGAGTTTGAGCATTTTCCTACAGCACATGAGATGTGGCTTGCATTGAAAGAGAGGTATGAAAAGAGCACTCTTGCTAGGCTGAGCACACTGACTATGAATTTTGATACCTACATGAAAAAGTCTGATCATACCATGAAGGAACATCTATGGATAATGTCAAACACAATAAGTGAGCTTAAGTTAGCTGGTCATGTTCTCACTAATGAACAACAAGTTCAAGCTATCATCCGATCCCTTTCTGATAGTTGAGAATATCTAAAAGTCAACTTGACCATAATGAAAGCATTAGGACATTTGAGGATGTCATGAATCATTGTATCCTGGAGAATGAACACCTAATGTCGAGTAAGGATGTTCCTCATCATGCTTATATGGCTGAATCTAGCAAGGAAGCTTCGAGCTTCAAGAAAAGATTCAAGAAATGGAATAAATATAACAAGAAGGGAAAGGGAAAGGAAACAGGATTGGGTCCAAAGAAGTAGAGTTCCTTCAAAAAAGAAACTGCTTTAAGAAAGATAAAACCAAGATGAAGTGTTTTCGTTATCGAAAGAATGGACACTTTGCTCGGGAGTGCACCGAGCAAAAGAAG includes:
- the LOC105053687 gene encoding G-type lectin S-receptor-like serine/threonine-protein kinase At4g27290, encoding MGKFRILATFLCLSFFNLFSASNGRDIITPDQAMENGEALVSAGGTFKLGFFSPSGSTNRYLGIWYNNIPMQTVVWVANRNSPVTNFPAVLNLTADGNLALHDNTSNVIWLTNTSNVSDPTVQLLDSGNLVLTDNSRRLVWQSFDYPSDTFLPGMKLGFNQHLDWHLTSWTSPSDPSPGTYSSKIYGYREIGIWNLTILKYRSGPWNGHGFNGFTDMKSAEFFSFRFFINQEEEYYTFEIINKSILSRVVLNQFGVVQRSVLLDPIHGWKLYWWFPMDQCDEYAECGAFGVCNTNDSSVCKCLRGFVPKSPEDWALRDFSDGCVRRTALHCGRGGDGFLKVTGLKLPDTSNAMVDRNMSLDDCRDRCLKNCSCMAFNSFSEDGSACLTWHGDLIDIREFTEGGQDLYVRLASSELDTIQGNSSKKKSVIFIVIPILLGFPLLVFLGLFISKKKRKEGILGDSFPPKESRGKELELPLFDMSMIKSATDDFSFNNELGKGGFGPVYKGQLRDGQEIAVKRLSKDSVQGLDEFKNEVFLIAKLQHRNLVRLLGCCIQHEERMLIYEYMPNKSLDAFIFDKTKGELLSWQKRHDIIMGIARGLLYLHQDSRLKIIHRDLKASNILLDKDMNPKISDFGTARILKGDDNQENTRRVVGTYGYMSPEYVMHGIFSVKSDVFSFGVIILEILSGMKNRMVNQAQPCVNLLGYAWRLSEDHRCSVLLDEAIKCSYPTSEVLRCLQIGLLCVQERSEDRPTMADVVVMLSNEGVALPQPKRPGFCMDGTSLERDCTSTEQHSHTVNEITDTLLVGR